From one Lycium ferocissimum isolate CSIRO_LF1 chromosome 7, AGI_CSIRO_Lferr_CH_V1, whole genome shotgun sequence genomic stretch:
- the LOC132062112 gene encoding nucleosome assembly protein 1;4-like, whose product MMSLKRSFWRRKAALEAKYQQLYEPLNTEGVNEAPMNMDEDKKTENAKVFIGYFLSSVHIDWSSVLNKTYHMIGDDEHIPEVLGLTEWHPGKGLAQKIIKGKPKKGSKNAKPLIRTDTRKSFFCISNPPEVCEDDDDNDEDVAEAFGRDEFEDSEEDEDEQEDDKEEDEDE is encoded by the exons ATGATGAGCTTGAAGCGAAGTTTCTGGAGGAGAAAAGCTGCACTTGAAGCTAAATACCAGCAACTGTATGAACCATTGAATACAGAG GGTGTTAATGAAGCTCCCATGAACATGGATGAGGATAAAAAGACTGAAAATGCTAAAGTTTTTATTGGATATTTCCTTTCATCTGTGCATATTGATTG GAGTTCTGTCTTGAATAAAACCTATCACATGATTGGTGATGATGAACATATACCGGAGGTATTAG GACTGACAGAATGGCATCCAGGTAAAGGCTTGGCTCAAAAGATAATAAAAGGGAAGCCAAAGAAGGGGTCAAAAAATGCTAAACCCTTAATCAGGACTGATACCCGCAAAAGCTTTTTCTGTATCTCTAATCCGCCAGAAGTATGTGAAGATGATGACGACAATGATGAAGATGTTGCAG AGGCTTTTGGAAGGGATGAATTTGAAGATAGTGAAGAAGATGAGGATGAACAAGAAGACGATAAGGAGGAGGATGAGGATGAATAA
- the LOC132064266 gene encoding ferritin-like catalase Nec2: protein MPIISITSPSYILIFMILMSSSLISISLSQDFHCPKGIPKYSVPVFKEDIDLMQFSENLEFLEAEYFLWATHGYGLDIVAPELVMGGPPPIGVHKANLDPFTKAIITEFALQEVGHLRALKSKVGGFPRPLMDLSAKNFAKLFDEAFGYKLEPPFDPYRDSLNFMLSCYALPYTALVGYVGTNPLIKGYETKRLLAGLLGAESGQDTMIRMYLYQRASKLVYPYKHTVAEFTIHISNLRNRLAMCGTKDEGLFVPWQLGAENRTATNILSADVNSLSQWRTPAEILRIVYNTGNEHVRGGFFPHGANGNIARRLLKL from the exons atgcCTATAATATCAATTACTTCACCTTCCTATATTTTAATATTCATGATTTTGATGTCTAGCAGCCTGATCAGCATCTCCCTTTCTCAAGATTTTCATTGTCCAAAAGGGATTCCAAAGTACTCAGTACCAGTGTTCAAAGAAGACATTGACTTGATGCAATTCTCTGAGAATTTAGAGTTCTTAGAAGCTGAATACTTCTTGTGGGCTACACATGGTTATGGTCTTGATATAGTAGCACCCGAATTAGTCATGGGTGGGCCTCCCCCAATTGGTGTCCACAAAGCAAATCTTGATCCTTTTACAAAGGCCATCATCACTGAGTTTGCCTTGCAAGAAGTTGGCCATCTCAG GGCACTTAAATCGAAAGTAGGTGGTTTTCCAAGACCTTTGATGGATCTAAGTGCTAAAAACTTCGCAAAGCTATTTGATGAAGCATTTGGTTACAAATTGGAACCCCCATTTGATCCTTATAGAGATAGCCTCAATTTCATGCTGTCTTGCTATGCACTGCCATATACTGCATTGGTCGGTTATGTTGGTACAAATCCCCTCATCAAAGGCTATGAAACAAAAAGA CTTTTGGCAGGACTATTAGGAGCTGAATCAGGGCAAGATACAATGATCAGAATGTACCTTTACCAGAGAGCTTCAAAATTAGTGTACCCATACAAACACACTGTAGCTGAGTTCACAATCCACATCTCCAATTTAAGAAACCGTTTGGCAATGTGCGGGACTAAAGACGAAGGTTTGTTCGTGCCATGGCAACTTGGTGCCGAGAATCGTACAGCAACTAACATATTATCAGCCGATGTCAATTCGCTCTCCCAATGGCGGACTCCAGCAGAGATTCTAAGGATTGTGTATAACACTGGCAATGAGCATGTTCGTGGTGGATTTTTTCCTCATGGTGCCAATGGCAACATTGCTAGGAGATTGTTAAAACTATAG
- the LOC132064263 gene encoding rapid alkalinization factor: protein MGIKSCLAICVLVFAFFISMAKAGDSGAYDWIIPARSGESCKGSIAECMAEEEEFALDSESNRRILATKKYISYGALQKNSVPCSRRGASYYNCKPGAQANPYSRGCSAITRCRS from the coding sequence ATGGGAATTAAGTCGTGTTTGGCTATTTGTGTTCTTGTTTTTGCATTTTTCATTTCAATGGCTAAGGCTGGTGACAGTGGAGCCTACGATTGGATAATACCGGCAAGATCTGGGGAATCGTGCAAAGGGAGTATAGCAGAATGCATGGCTGAAGAAGAAGAGTTTGCTTTGGACAGTGAATCAAACAGGCGTATTTTAGCAACAAAGAAGTACATCAGCTATGGTGCGCTGCAGAAGAACAGTGTACCATGTTCTAGACGTGGTGCTTCATATTACAACTGTAAACCAGGTGCTCAAGCAAATCCTTATTCTCGTGGATGCAGTGCTATTACTCGTTGCAGGAgctaa
- the LOC132064264 gene encoding pentatricopeptide repeat-containing protein At5g14770, mitochondrial — protein sequence MNSQRHFIKHLIRSTKNHPIISLQLKICFLFSSSTTPIHTPILIDRKKSLYTSFFCTLVHLFLRCHRLSRATETFSSMRNYNLVPDLVSWNHLLHHFNSSGLVDQVINLYSDMLSCGVVPNVVTRNIVVHSLCKVGKIEEALELVRENECDTVTYNTLIWGFCRIGFVEMGFGLVSDMLKKGVFVDGITCNILIKGFCDKGLLYNAELVMEMLSDKDVIGFNTLINGYCKAVEMSGGLEMMERMKREGLLPDIVTFNTLINGFGIIGDFDAAKCIMDELSDSYDGENKGLVVGDLGLEPNAITYTTLISKYVKWFQFEKAFATFEEMTRRGFVHDVVTYNSLIYGLCKCGRLYEAKLLLDEMRRVGVDPNHVTYSIFIHHLYKSKAEKVAAHFQSQIVVRGVSFDVVLFTSLMDGLFKVGKAREAKDMFQTLLKFNITPNHITYTALVDGQCKSGDLNSVELLLQQMEQKGVLPNVVTFSSVINGYVKSGMVDAAMEIMRKMVSINVSPNVFTYNTLIDGCFKAGKHDMALALYEEMRLKGVEENKFLLDTFVNNLKKLGKMDEAEAFFVDMVSKGLSPDHINYTSLMDGLFKRGKESTALQLVEEMKEKKICFDTIACNVLLNGLLGIGQYEVQSVYAEIKKFGLVPDIQTFNSLINAYCKEGKLESAVKLWGEMKSCGILPNSITCNILVKGLCEVGDIEKAMDLLTEVVTIGFHPSPDIHKFVLDAASGHRRADIILRMHERLVGMGLKLDQTVHNTLIAVLCRLGMTRKATSVLENMRERGLSADTTTYNAFIRGYCKSYQFQKVFATYSEMLGEGVSPNVATYNTILGSLSAVGLMNEAAELLNEMKGRGFVPNANTYDILVSGHGKIGNKKESIKLYCEMITKGFVPCTSTYNVLIFDFAKVGKMRQAQELMHEMQVRGVLPNSSTYDILIVGWCKLSKRVELERSLRLSGRSEVKKLLEEMKDKGFTPKETTLCYINPAFSKSGENDTEWWLSRWHKTKQT from the coding sequence ATGAACTCACAGCggcatttcatcaaacactTGATACGCAGCACAAAAAACCACCCTATAATCTCGTTACAGCTCAAAATATGCTTCCTATTCTCTTCATCCACAACGCCAATTCATACACCAATCCTAATTGATCGAAAGAAAAGCCTTTACACCTCATTTTTCTGCACACTAGTTCATTTATTCCTTCGTTGCCACCGTCTTTCTAGAGCCACTGAAACATTCTCTTCAATGAGAAATTACAATCTTGTCCCTGACCTTGTTTCCTGGAACCATTTATTGCATCATTTCAATTCTTCAGGTCTGGTTGATCAGGTAATTAACCTTTATTCTGATATGCTCTCTTGTGGAGTGGTTCCTAATGTAGTTACTCGTAATATAGTCGTGCATTCGCTttgtaaagttggaaaaattgaagaaGCACTTGAATTAGTTAGAGAGAATGAATGTGATACTGTTACTTATAACACTTTGATATGGGGATTTTGCAGAATTGGGTTTGTGGAAATGGGGTTTGGATTGGTATCTGATATGTTGAAGAAGGGTGTTTTTGTTGATGGTATTACTTGTAATATATTAATTAAGGGGTTTTGTGATAAGGGTCTTTTGTATAATGCTGAATTGGTGATGGAAATGTTGAGTGATAAAGATGTTATCGGTTTTAACACTCTGATTAATGGATATTGTAAGGCTGTTGAGATGAGTGGTGGTCTTGAAATGATGGAGAGGATGAAAAGAGAAGGTTTATTACCTGATATTGTTACGTTTAATACTTTGATTAATGGTTTCGGTATAATAGGAGATTTTGATGCAGCAAAATGTATCATGGATGAGCTCTCGGACTCTTATGATGGTGAAAATAAGGGCCTGGTAGTTGGAGACTTGGGTTTAGAACCAAATGCTATTACATACACCACATTGATTAGTAAATATGTTAAGTGGTTTCAGTTTGAGAAAGCATTTGCTACATTTGAAGAAATGACGAGGCGTGGTTTCGTCCATGACGTTGTTACTTATAATTCCCTTATATATGGTCTTTGTAAATGTGGGCGGTTGTATGAGGCCAAATTACTTCTTGATGAGATGAGAAGAGTGGGAGTGGATCCTAATCATGTGACATACTCTATTTTTATTCATCATTTGTACAAAAGTAAGGCTGAAAAAGTTGCTGCTCACTTTCAAAGTCAAATAGTGGTTAGAGGAGTGTCTTTCGATGTTGTCTTGTTTACCTCTTTGATGGATGGGCTTTTTAAAGTTGGAAAGGCCAGGGAAGCAAAGGACATGTTTCAGACACTCTTGAAGTTTAACATAACTCCAAATCATATTACTTATACTGCATTGGTCGATGGGCAATGCAAATCTGGTGACTTAAACAGTGTAGAGCTTTTACTGCAACAAATGGAACAGAAAGGTGTTTTACCAAATGTGGTCACATTCTCTTCTGTAATTAATGGTTATGTCAAAAGTGGAATGGTTGATGCAGCCATGGAAATAATGAGGAAAATGGTAAGCATAAATGTTAGCCCTAATgttttcacatataatactctgATTGATGGCTGCTTTAAGGCTGGTAAACATGATATGGCTCTTGCCCTGTATGAGGAAATGCGGTTGAAGGGTGTTGAGGAAAATAAATTCTTGTTAGATACATTTGtgaataatttgaaaaaattgggTAAAATGGATGAAGCGGAGGCATTTTTTGTGGATATGGTATCTAAGGGTCTGTCACCTGATCATATTAACTACACATCATTGATGGATGGACTCTTTAAAAGAGGGAAGGAGTCAACTGCTCTTCAATTGGTCGAAGagatgaaagagaaaaaaatatgcTTTGACACAATAGCGTGCAATGTACTGCTTAATGGATTATTGGGAATTGGCCAGTATGAGGTACAGTCTGTTTATGCTGAAATTAAGAAATTCGGTCTAGTTCCAGATATtcaaactttcaattctttAATTAATGCTTATTGCAAAGAGGGAAAATTGGAAAGTGCTGTCAAACTTTGGGGTGAAATGAAGAGCTGTGGGATATTGCCTAATTCAATCACTTGTAATATATTGGTGAAAGGACTTTGTGAAGTAGGTGATATTGAAAAAGCAATGGATTTGTTAACGGAAGTGGTGACAATTGGTTTTCACCCTTCACCAGATATTCACAAATTTGTTCTCGATGCTGCTTCAGGCCATAGAAGAGCAGATATAATCCTAAGAATGCATGAGCGACTTGTCGGCATGGGGCTTAAGCTTGACCAGACTGTTCACAACACTCTTATTGCTGTCTTATGCAGGCTAGGGATGACCAGAAAGGCAACGTCAGTACTAGAAAATATGAGAGAAAGAGGACTTTCGGCTGATACTACCACTTATAATGCCTTCATACGTGGATATTGCAAAAGTTACCAATTTCAAAAGGTTTTTGCAACATATTCCGAGATGCTGGGTGAAGGAGTTTCTCCTAATGTTGCAACATACAACACTATATTAGGATCTCTCTCAGCTGTTGGACTGATGAATGAAGCAGCTGAATTGCTCAATGAAATGAAGGGGAGGGGTTTTGTCCCTAATGCTAATACGTATGACATTTTAGTCTCTGGCcatgggaaaattggaaataaaaaGGAATCCATCAAGCTTTACTGTGAGATGATTACAAAAGGTTTTGTTCCTTGCACTAGTACCTATAATGTACTCATCTTTGACTTTGCAAAGGTGGGAAAGATGAGACAGGCTCAGGAACTAATGCATGAGATGCAAGTCAGAGGGGTATTACCAAATTCTTCAACATATGACATACTAATAGTTGGATGGTGCAAGCTATCAAAAAGGGTGGAGCTTGAAAGGTCATTGAGACTGTCAGGTCGCAGTGAGGTAAAGAAATTACTTGAAGAGATGAAAGATAAAGGTTTCACTCCAAAAGAAACCACCCTTTGTTATATCAATCCTGCCTTCTCAAAATCAGGAGAAAATGACACAGAATGGTGGTTGAGCAGATGGCACAAGACGAAGCAGACTTGA